The DNA sequence CGATCAAAGGTATCCAATCCGGAAAAATTAAAGTATTAGAAAATGGTAAAGTTCATATTAAGAAAATCGAGACTGGACTTACGAACGGAGAATACGCTGAACTTGTTTCCGGAGATGTACGTTTGGGAGATAGGGTGCTTGTCCAGGAGGATAAATAAATGTTATTTATCGCTCTTCGGCAAATGTCTGCCCGCAAAAAACAAACTATCCTTACCTTGCTTGGGATTATTTTAGGTGCGACTGCTTATATAGTGATCTCAGGGATCATGTTGGGACTACGAGAATATCTGATAGACCAACTTGTGAATAACGATGCCCATATTAGGATTTCTTCTCAGGTAAAAATTATAGGAGAGAAGGACCTAGATCAGGTGCTTTTCCATTCTAAGGAAATTCCTTTTTGGTCCGTTCCTCCTTCCGGGAGAAGAGATACCGAACAAATCGAGAACCAGGCAGGATGGCAAAAAAAAGTCGCTTCTGATCCGGAAGTAGAGGCAAGTTCTCCACAACTTCAGATAAAAGTAATATATAGAAGAGGGAAAATCGCAGAAGCAGGTAGGGTCATCGGAGTAAAGCCTGAATTTCAAGCTAAGGTCGCTAGGATTACTGAAAATATCATACAAGGTAATTTTTTAGAGATTAAAGAAAGTGGAAACAAGCTTATAATCGGAGAAGGACTACGACTTTTGCTCGGAGCCAGGATCTCGGATACCGTATATATCAGTACCGGAAAATCGGAACCGATTCCTTTTAAAATAGCCGCTTCCTTCCAAATGGGAAACAAGGCAATCGATGATAGCACAGCATTTGCAAATTTGGGAGATGTCCAAAGTTTAAACCAAACCCCGAATCGGATAAGCGATATTGCAGTTCGCCTTAAGGATGTTTCTAAAGCAACTCTTAAGGCGAGAGAATGGGCCGAATCCGGAGATGTAAAAGTGCAAAGCTGGGAAGATGTAAATGCCACATTTATTTCTCTATTTAAAATGCAAGATGCGATTCGTTACGCATTGGTCGGAACGATCTTACTCGTAGCAGGATTCGGAATTTATAATATTCTAAACATTGTGATCGGACAGAAGAGAAGGGAGATTGCGATCCTTAGATCCATAGGATATGAAGCAGGAGACATTCTGAAAATATTTTTGATCCAAGGTTTGATCTTAGGTATTGCCGGGGGTGTTTTGGGAATGTTTTTGGGTAATCTGATCTGCAGAAGACTAGAGCATGTATCCTTTTCAAATCCCCTTATGCAAACTAAATCCGGAATGATGATGGTTTCATTTGCACCTTCTATTTATTTCCAAGCGTTCTTGCTTGCATTTATTGCTACATTGATCGCGAGTATTTTTCCTGCACGATCTGCCAGTAAACTTTCTCCAATTGAGATCATTCGGGGGGAATAATGGGAATCATATTGGAAAACGTTACAAAGAGTTTTGGTAAACCTCCTACTGATATCATCAAAGGAATTAGCCTTGAGATCAAAGAAAACGAATTTGTTTCTTTAACAGGAAAATCTGGCTCCGGTAAAAGTACTCTTTTGTATTTGATCAGCAGTTTGGACGACCCTTCTCAAGGAAAGATCAGCATAGACGGAAGAACGATCAGTTCTTTGTCTCAAACAGATCTCCATTCTTTTAGAAATCTTCATATGGGATTCGTATTCCAATTTCATTATCTTCTTCCTGAGTTTACAGCTTTGGAAAACGTTCTGATGCCTGCTTTAAAAGCAGGTAAACTGAAAGAAAAAAGAGAAGATGCTATCCGACTTTTAAAACGATTCGATCTAGGAGACAAGTTGGATCATATTCCTTCTAAACTTTCCGGAGGACAGATGCAAAGGGTCTCCATCGCAAGAGCATTGGTGATGAAACCTAGATATCTTTTTGCAGATGAACCTACTGGTGCTTTGGATTCAGCCAACGCAAAGATCGTTATGGATATCTTTAAGGATATCAATAAAACGGAAGGAACCACAGTGATTATGGTCACTCATGATCCTGATTTTGCTAAATCCGCCAAGAGACAGATCAAACTAGTGGATGGTATGATCTCCAACGGAAAGGGGGAGAAATGATAGAAAGAATTTTAGAAAGAACCTTTCTTCTTTTTTTGTCCTCCGGTTTTGCAAAAACGAACACCGATCAAATCGCAAAACATATCGGTATCAGCAAAAGAACATTATATAAATATTATGATACCAAGGATAAATTGATCGATTCGGTTTTCGAGCTGATGAGGTCAAAGGTCCAAGCCAAGTTTGATAAGGTTTTGCAGGATAAGGCCAAAGACCCGATCGATCGTTTAAAGGAGATTTTATTCTTCATTTCGGATATGGGATCCAAGATGTCCAAAACGTTTGCCAAGGATATTGAGATGGTGCGCCCGGATCTATTTATTACTATGAGGGAGTTCCGTAAACAAAGGATATTGAGTTTAGCGGACCTTCTCCGGGAAGGACAAAAAGCAGGTCAGATACGGAAGGATGTTACACCCGAGCTGACGATCGATATTCTTTTGGCTGCTGTGGACGGGATCTTAAATCCGACTTATTTATTCCAGAGTCCTTATTCTAATACGATGGCATTCGATGCGATCGTTACCATCTTCTTAGAAGGAGTTCAGGAAAAATATTAAAGAGTTTTTAAGTAAGCCATGATGAACGGTTCGATATCTCCGTCCATGACTGCTTGCACGTTCCCTGTTTCCTGATCTGTACGATGGTCTTTCACCATATTATAAGGATGGAATACATAAGAGCGGATCTGACTTCCCCAAGAAATGTCTTTTTTCTCTCCGGATTTTTTTTCCAAATCGTCTTTTAATCTTTCTTGTTCCAGCTCATAAAGTCTCGCTTTTAACATCTTAAAAGCAGTGTCCCTGTTTTTGATCTGGGACCTTTCGTTCTGGCAAGCGACTACGATTCCACTTGGAATATGAGTGATACGAACTGCGGAGTCGGTGGTGTTAACGTGCTGTCCACCTGCTCCGGAAGAACGGTATACATCCACTCGGATATCTTTATCTTCTATCTTGATATCTATATCGTCGTCTAACTCTGGGCTTACATGGACGGATACGAAAGATGTGTGCCTACGTTTGTTTGCATCGAAAGGAGAAATCCGCACCAAACGATGCACTCCATTCTCACATTTCATAAATCCGTAAGCAAAATCACCTATAACATGTATGGTGGCATTTTTGATCCCGGCACCGTCCCCCTCTTGGAAGTCTACAACGCTGTACTGGTATCCCTTTTTATCGAAATATTTCAGATACATTCTGAAAAGCATCTCTGCCCAGTCCTGGCTTTCTGTCCCGCCGGCACCCGGATGGATATTTAAGAACGCAGGTTTCATGTCTTCCGGTTCGTTTAGAGCACCTAAAAGTTCCAGTCTTTCGAATTCCGACTTTAATCTTTGGTATTCGGAGCTGAGTTCGTCTACTCCGTCTTCTCCCTTTTCGTCGAAAGTGAGTTCAACTAAATCAGGAAAATCTAATATATCTCTTCTGATATTGACCCAAGGTTCTAATTTTCTTTCTAATTCCGTTTTTCTTTGGCTGATCGATTTCGCCTGGTCAGGGTTATCCCAGAAAGTGGGTTCTGCGATACGATCATTATATGATTTGAGCTGGTCCTGGTCTTTATCCAGGTTCAAAAGTTTCCAGCGATTTAAAAAGTTCTCTTGAAGTTCTTTAGAGAGGCGCTTCAGTTCCTTGGCGTTCTTAACTTCCATTTCGGTCCAATAAAATATATAATATTAATCTAATTTGCAAATTTGCGGATGATTAGTCCGGGATCGTACTGTAAAGGAGTGTATTTATCGAAAGAGGAAATCTTCGCTTTCTTCTCTGGCTTCTTCCCAGCTAAATACTGTGTCCCTGAGCTGAGGAGTGTTTCCTTCTACCGTGGAGACAAGTTGGTATTCTTCCTTTCTGCCAAATTCTTCCGGGAGGCGTTTTAGGACAAGTTTTCCGGAGCGGATCAGATCCAAAACATGTAGTAAGAATGGGTCTCTTTCGGAACGTTGAAGTTCCTTCATGGAAGAATAAAAAGGCATGATACCTTTATAGAACCAATCTACAGTCTCGTTTTTGCCCGGAGCCCAAAGTTGATCCAATCGAATGGATTCCTCTTGGACTAAACTTTTACCTTGGAAAGGTTTTTGCAGATGTCTGCACTGAAAATATAGTTCGTGATTGATCTCGCGTGGGAAGGTCCTGCCGTATCCTGCTCCGATCCATTCTAACCATGCCTTCTTCTCTTTGCTTGGAAGTGCAGGTATCAATGCGAACAGATAGTTTTGATTTCGGAAAACTCTGGATTGTGCAAGAAAGTCCAAAACCTCGTAAGGGATCATATAATGACCCGCCTGCCATTCGATTACGACGGGAACATTCTCCACATCCAAGTATTCGTCAGGAGTTTCTTTTTGGACAACATCACCGAATTGAGTGAGTATATAAATAAAAGATAATAGTTCTTTGCGAGTCATGGAACGGATCAGAGTGTCCGAATCCAGTTTTTGTTTCAAAGAAGCACGAATTAGATTATATTGTTCTAAAGGATATTGATGGGGAGATAGAATGATCCCTAAATGTTTTTCTAATTTGCGAAGGTTGGACCTTTCGACTAAATCGATATTTCCGGAAACTAGAAAAGGCATAAACTTAAAGAGCTTTACTCGCGATATCTTTACGGAAGAAGGTTTTAGAAATTTTAAATCCGCTTAGATAAGAATAAACTTTATCCACAGATTCTTTTAAGTCCTTACCGTAAGAAGAGATTCCTAGAATTCTTCCACCCGTTGATATTAAGTTTCCATCCTTTTTTAAAGTGCCAGCATGAAAAACTACTAGATCTTTACTATTCGTTTCAGGTAAATTCAAAGGAATATTCTTTTCATAAGAATCGGGGTAACCTTCCGCGGCCAAAACGACTACGGTGGATGCTCCGGGTCTCAAACCTATTTTTACATCGCCGAGTGCCCCTTTGGCAGACGCTTGGAAAATTTCCAGTAGGTCACCTTCTAACATGGGTAACACACATTGTGTCTCAGGGTCACCGAATCTACAATTGAACTCTACTACTCTAGGATTTCCCTTGGAATCTATCATTAATCCGGCATATAAAAGGCCTTTATAAGGATTTCCTTTCTTGCGAAAGATCTCGAATACAGGTTGGAAGACGAGTGCATTCACTTTTTCTAATGTTTCTTTGGTGACGATCGGGGCAGGGCAGTATGCACCCATACCGCCTGTATTCGGTCCTAGGTCTCCGTCATACGCTCTTTTATGGTCTTGAGCAGCGGGAAGAGTGAAATAAGTATTTCCATCACTGATCGCAAAGATAGAAGCTTCTTGTCCGTCCATGAACTCTTCTATAACAACTTTGGATCCACTTTTTCCGAATTTATTGTCTAAAAAGATCTCTTTTAGAGCTTGTGTTGCTTGAGGAAGTTCAGTGCAAACTGTTACACCCTTACCAGCAGCAAGGCCGTCAGCCTTGATTACGATAGGTGCTCCTTCTTTTTTAACATATGCAGATGCCGATTCGTAATTATCGAATGAAGCATACTTCGCGGTAGGCACTTCAGCTTCTATCATTAATGCTTTTGCAAATTCTTTCGAGCCTTCTATCTGAGCACAATAAGCAGAAGGTCCGAAAACCGGGACTCCTATCTCAGCCAGCCAGTCTCCGATCCCGTCTACTAATGGATCTTCCGGACCAACTACCACTAAATCGTATTCATTTTTTTGAATGAAGCTTTGAACGGAAGATTTACTCTTCAGATCGAAAGAATTCGGGGCCAAAACCTCAGAATCAGGAAAGCCTCCGTTACCCGGAAAAACATGTAATTGGCTGAGTTTAGGGGACTGGCGAAGCTTATAGGCAATAGCACTTTCGCGACCGCCAGAGCCGATTAAAAGGATCTTAGACATAATATTTCACCGCAGTTTAGTCCGAGGATTAACCTAGTTTTTCCAAACCTTTTTGGAGAACTTCTTTTTTATCACGGACAGTTTTGAGTTTTTCTTTTTCTTTTTCGATCACATCCGGATTCGCTTTCGCGATGAAGTTCTCGTTTCCTAATTTGGATGCGAGTTTCTCTTCTTCTTGGATCAACTTCTGTAATTCTTTGTCTATACGTGCTCTTTCTTTTTCGAAGTCTATCATTCCTGCTAAAGGAAGAATTACTTCTCCAAAACGGAAAGCGCCGACTGAGTCTGTTTTTTCACCAGTATAGTTTGCATTCACTTCTATACTTTCCAAACGAGCTAATTGTAAGATAGAGAATTCAAAATCTTTTACTGCAGAAGCAACGAGTGATTCCGAAGATTTTAATATCACTTTACATTTTTTATCTAATGGAACACCGTTCTCCGCTCTTTGAACGCGGATCTGGGTTACTACGTCTTGTAGGATAATAGTTTTTTGAACACCTTCATCGCCGGCCGAAACATTATAAGAAGTCGGGAAAGGAGTTTGGATCAAAAAATCTCCTTCGCTGAATACTTCGTAAATTTCCTCTGTTAAGAATGGCATAAAAGGATGAAGAAGTCCCAATGCTTTAATTAGAATACTTGCAAGTACTTGTTTTGCGATCTCTTGGGACTCTTCGCCCAATTTTCCGTAAATCCTTGGTTTAACCAATTCGATATACCAATCGCAGAAATCTCCCCAAACAAAATCGTAAATCTGGGAAGCCATTTCGAAAAACAGGAATTTGGAATATGCTTTTTCGTAATTAGAAAGAGTTTCATTGAACCTATGAAGGATCCATTTGTCCATCGGTTCTAATTTTGAACCGTACTTGGATTCCAGATCCTCTAATTTCCAATCTGCGTCCAAGTTCATTAGGATGAAACGACTGGAGTTCCAGATCTTATTACAAAAAGAACGATAACCGTCTAATCTACTTTCATCAAAAAGAACATCTTTTGCTTCGGGTAAAGTTGCGGCTAAGAAGAAACGGAAAGAATCGGTTCCGTATTTATTCATCATATCCAAAGGATCTATAACGTTTCCTATGGACTTGGAAAACTTCTTACCTTCTTTATCTCTTACTAATCCGTGAATAATAACTTTTTGGAAAGGGGCCTTACCTAAAAATTTCTTACCCATCATGATCATTCTGGCTACCCAGAAGAATATGATATCAAATCCGGTTACTAATACGGATGTAGGATAGAATTTTTTAAGATCTTCCGTATTCTCCGGCCAACCTAAAGTGGAGAATGGCCAAAGCTGAGAAGAGAACCAAGTATCCAAAACATCAGTGTCTTGTTCGACTTCTGTGGAATTACATTTAGGACAGTTACTAACTTTAGTTTCGGAAACTTCTATATGTTTGCAATTTTTACAATGATATGCAGGGATACGATGTCCCCACCATAATTGGCGAGAGATACACCAATCTCTAATATTGTTCATCCACTCGTAGAAAGTTTTTTCCCAAAGTTTAGGAACAAATTCAGTTTCTCCGGATTGAACTGCTTGGATTGCTAGTTCAGCCAAAGGTTTCATTTTACAGAACCACTGTGTAGATAAGTAAGGTTCTATAATTTCTCCACCCCTGGAGTTATGGCCGATAGAATGGGTATGTTCTTCTATCTTTTCTACTAGGCCTAAAGCTTGCAGATCATCGATTACTTTTTTACGAGCTACGAATCTTTCTAATCCTGCATATTTTCCCGCATTCTCATTCAGAGTTGCATTAGGATTCATTACTAGTAATGGTTTAAGCCCTAATCTTTGTCCTGCTTCGAAGTCATTCGGGTCATGAGCAGGGGTGATCTTCACTAAACCGGATCCGAATTCCTTATCAACGAATGAATCAAATAAAAGTGGGATCTTTCTATCGGTTAGTGGGAGTTCCAACTCCGCACCTTTTAACGATTTATATCTTTCGTCGTCAGGATGAGCAGCAACCGCAACGTCCCCAAACATAGTTTCAGGTCTTGTAGTAGCAACGATCAGGTATTTGCCCGGTTGGCCTACAACAGGATAACGTAGATGATAAAGTTTACCTTTTACTTCTCTATGTTCTACTTCCAAATCCGAGATAGCAGTCAGAGTTTTAGGACACCAGTTGATGATCCTTTCTCCTCTGTATATTAAACCTTCATCATATAATGTTTTGAAAACTTTGAAAACCGCTTTGGACAATCCTTCGTCCATGGTGAATCTGGAACGGGACCAATCTACCGATTCTCCCAAAAGTTTTTGCTGGTTTTGGATCATTCCACCAGAGTGTTCCTTCCATTCCCAAACTTTCTTTTCGAATTCTTCTCTAGTGAAGTCTGTTCTCTTTTTGCCTTCTTTAGCGAGTTCCCTTTCTACAACTACTTGAGTCGCGATCCCTGCGTGGTCGGTACCAGGAACCCAAAGAGCGGATTTACCTTTTTTACGTTCGATGCGGGTTAGAATATCTTGGATAGTATGATTGAGGGCGTGACCGATATGAAGGCTTCCGGTCACGTTAGGAGGAGGAAGAACGATGGTAAAAGATTCCCCTGCTTTGAGGTTAGGCTCAAAACTTTTTTCCTTCTCCCAGAGAGAGATCCATTTCGGTTCTACGCTGGTGGGTTCGTAGCGATCGCTGATTTGTTTCTTCATAGCCTTCGTTCGGATAGAATTTTCCGTAGAAGGGTGAGGTCAAGTCGTACTGATCCCATAATTAAAAGAGAATACTGAATAAAAAAGGCCCTAGAGTGATTCCAGGGCCTTAAAACCTAAAGATCTGTTTTATAACGAGATAGTTAGAGAGATATCTTTCCTTAATGTAAGGTCTTTTTGAGCAACGTTTTGAGATAAGAAGAAGGAAACTTTTCCTTATCCTTGATCAACACACAGTTCTTGCCGCTTTCCGATTTTGGAAACTTAGCACGAAATGCACGTACAAAAGACTCTTCACAGAAATAGACTGAAAGATGGTTTTTATGGTTCGAGAATGCGACCCATCGCCCATTCCTTTCGAAAGTAGGCATACCATATTTAAGACTTTCTCTAAGATCCGAAAATTCTTCGCGGATCGAATCCACCAAATCCTGTAATTTTTCACTCCTTACGGAAGGAGTTTTTTCTAAATAGTCCTCTACATCTGGATTTGAATTTGAATCCAATCTAGGGAGTGTGGGAACTAATGCATAAAGTAGCATATCTTTGTCCTAGGGGCAGGACCCTTATTTCACTTAACCTGCGTTCGCAACCAATGGTAAAGGTTCCAAGCTTGGAGCAGAAACCGCACCACCTTTGAAAAGTTGAGCGAGCTCGCTCCAATCTTCTCTGCTAAAATAATCTAATCCGCCATCTGGGCATCCGAGCAGATCTTCTATCGTTTTGTGATAAGAAAGCATCAAGTCGTATAGATTGGCCTCGGATTCTTTACTTCTTCCCAAAAGATAGAAAGCAACTTTTTCACCCAAAGCATCACTTAGGTCAAAAATGATCGAAGTTAGGTGATCTGCTCTCAATTCACTTTTAAGCGATCCGTCCTGCTGGCCTTCTACTATCAAAGAAGCAAATAACGGAAAACTTAAATCTACCGATTTGCGTCGTATCTTATCTCTCAATTGAAGATTGCTTGCTGAGAAAAGGGATTCGAGAAGGAAGCGAACTTCTTCCGATTTACCTTTTTTCCAGTTTCTTGCAACAATGAGTGCTCTGCGGAGTTTATCCAGGCCGGTGCCTTCTGATCCCAAATCTCCAATCTCTGCTTGCATAGCCGCATGTGCTTCTTTTGCAAATTGCACTGCGATCTCTTCTAAAAGTTCTTCTTTGGATTGAAAATGGTGGTAAAAGGTTCCTTTAGCTATATCTAAAGCGGATAGAATGTCCTGAATGGATGTGGTTTCGTACCCTTTTTCGAAGAATAGCCTTCTGGATTCGTTGAGAATTCTTTCTTTTGTGGAGATTTTTGCTGGGATCATTGTGGTTCCTCCTGCTAAACCGACGGTCGGTATAGACCGTTAGTCGGTTTTGACAATACATCCGACTATGCGTCGGTCAAACATATTTCAAAACAACGGTCAAAAAAATCAACAAAGGAAACAAATAAAATGAAAAATGTTTCCTGACTTTCTGGCGGAAAAACCGACAGTCGGTCGAGATACATTTGGGAGAGGAGTTTGTGCG is a window from the Leptospira andrefontaineae genome containing:
- a CDS encoding valine--tRNA ligase, with protein sequence MKKQISDRYEPTSVEPKWISLWEKEKSFEPNLKAGESFTIVLPPPNVTGSLHIGHALNHTIQDILTRIERKKGKSALWVPGTDHAGIATQVVVERELAKEGKKRTDFTREEFEKKVWEWKEHSGGMIQNQQKLLGESVDWSRSRFTMDEGLSKAVFKVFKTLYDEGLIYRGERIINWCPKTLTAISDLEVEHREVKGKLYHLRYPVVGQPGKYLIVATTRPETMFGDVAVAAHPDDERYKSLKGAELELPLTDRKIPLLFDSFVDKEFGSGLVKITPAHDPNDFEAGQRLGLKPLLVMNPNATLNENAGKYAGLERFVARKKVIDDLQALGLVEKIEEHTHSIGHNSRGGEIIEPYLSTQWFCKMKPLAELAIQAVQSGETEFVPKLWEKTFYEWMNNIRDWCISRQLWWGHRIPAYHCKNCKHIEVSETKVSNCPKCNSTEVEQDTDVLDTWFSSQLWPFSTLGWPENTEDLKKFYPTSVLVTGFDIIFFWVARMIMMGKKFLGKAPFQKVIIHGLVRDKEGKKFSKSIGNVIDPLDMMNKYGTDSFRFFLAATLPEAKDVLFDESRLDGYRSFCNKIWNSSRFILMNLDADWKLEDLESKYGSKLEPMDKWILHRFNETLSNYEKAYSKFLFFEMASQIYDFVWGDFCDWYIELVKPRIYGKLGEESQEIAKQVLASILIKALGLLHPFMPFLTEEIYEVFSEGDFLIQTPFPTSYNVSAGDEGVQKTIILQDVVTQIRVQRAENGVPLDKKCKVILKSSESLVASAVKDFEFSILQLARLESIEVNANYTGEKTDSVGAFRFGEVILPLAGMIDFEKERARIDKELQKLIQEEEKLASKLGNENFIAKANPDVIEKEKEKLKTVRDKKEVLQKGLEKLG
- a CDS encoding TetR/AcrR family transcriptional regulator is translated as MIERILERTFLLFLSSGFAKTNTDQIAKHIGISKRTLYKYYDTKDKLIDSVFELMRSKVQAKFDKVLQDKAKDPIDRLKEILFFISDMGSKMSKTFAKDIEMVRPDLFITMREFRKQRILSLADLLREGQKAGQIRKDVTPELTIDILLAAVDGILNPTYLFQSPYSNTMAFDAIVTIFLEGVQEKY
- a CDS encoding iron chaperone yields the protein MLLYALVPTLPRLDSNSNPDVEDYLEKTPSVRSEKLQDLVDSIREEFSDLRESLKYGMPTFERNGRWVAFSNHKNHLSVYFCEESFVRAFRAKFPKSESGKNCVLIKDKEKFPSSYLKTLLKKTLH
- a CDS encoding ABC transporter permease gives rise to the protein MLFIALRQMSARKKQTILTLLGIILGATAYIVISGIMLGLREYLIDQLVNNDAHIRISSQVKIIGEKDLDQVLFHSKEIPFWSVPPSGRRDTEQIENQAGWQKKVASDPEVEASSPQLQIKVIYRRGKIAEAGRVIGVKPEFQAKVARITENIIQGNFLEIKESGNKLIIGEGLRLLLGARISDTVYISTGKSEPIPFKIAASFQMGNKAIDDSTAFANLGDVQSLNQTPNRISDIAVRLKDVSKATLKAREWAESGDVKVQSWEDVNATFISLFKMQDAIRYALVGTILLVAGFGIYNILNIVIGQKRREIAILRSIGYEAGDILKIFLIQGLILGIAGGVLGMFLGNLICRRLEHVSFSNPLMQTKSGMMMVSFAPSIYFQAFLLAFIATLIASIFPARSASKLSPIEIIRGE
- the purD gene encoding phosphoribosylamine--glycine ligase, which gives rise to MSKILLIGSGGRESAIAYKLRQSPKLSQLHVFPGNGGFPDSEVLAPNSFDLKSKSSVQSFIQKNEYDLVVVGPEDPLVDGIGDWLAEIGVPVFGPSAYCAQIEGSKEFAKALMIEAEVPTAKYASFDNYESASAYVKKEGAPIVIKADGLAAGKGVTVCTELPQATQALKEIFLDNKFGKSGSKVVIEEFMDGQEASIFAISDGNTYFTLPAAQDHKRAYDGDLGPNTGGMGAYCPAPIVTKETLEKVNALVFQPVFEIFRKKGNPYKGLLYAGLMIDSKGNPRVVEFNCRFGDPETQCVLPMLEGDLLEIFQASAKGALGDVKIGLRPGASTVVVLAAEGYPDSYEKNIPLNLPETNSKDLVVFHAGTLKKDGNLISTGGRILGISSYGKDLKESVDKVYSYLSGFKISKTFFRKDIASKAL
- a CDS encoding ABC transporter ATP-binding protein; translation: MGIILENVTKSFGKPPTDIIKGISLEIKENEFVSLTGKSGSGKSTLLYLISSLDDPSQGKISIDGRTISSLSQTDLHSFRNLHMGFVFQFHYLLPEFTALENVLMPALKAGKLKEKREDAIRLLKRFDLGDKLDHIPSKLSGGQMQRVSIARALVMKPRYLFADEPTGALDSANAKIVMDIFKDINKTEGTTVIMVTHDPDFAKSAKRQIKLVDGMISNGKGEK
- the prfB gene encoding peptide chain release factor 2; the protein is MEVKNAKELKRLSKELQENFLNRWKLLNLDKDQDQLKSYNDRIAEPTFWDNPDQAKSISQRKTELERKLEPWVNIRRDILDFPDLVELTFDEKGEDGVDELSSEYQRLKSEFERLELLGALNEPEDMKPAFLNIHPGAGGTESQDWAEMLFRMYLKYFDKKGYQYSVVDFQEGDGAGIKNATIHVIGDFAYGFMKCENGVHRLVRISPFDANKRRHTSFVSVHVSPELDDDIDIKIEDKDIRVDVYRSSGAGGQHVNTTDSAVRITHIPSGIVVACQNERSQIKNRDTAFKMLKARLYELEQERLKDDLEKKSGEKKDISWGSQIRSYVFHPYNMVKDHRTDQETGNVQAVMDGDIEPFIMAYLKTL
- a CDS encoding TetR/AcrR family transcriptional regulator, coding for MIPAKISTKERILNESRRLFFEKGYETTSIQDILSALDIAKGTFYHHFQSKEELLEEIAVQFAKEAHAAMQAEIGDLGSEGTGLDKLRRALIVARNWKKGKSEEVRFLLESLFSASNLQLRDKIRRKSVDLSFPLFASLIVEGQQDGSLKSELRADHLTSIIFDLSDALGEKVAFYLLGRSKESEANLYDLMLSYHKTIEDLLGCPDGGLDYFSREDWSELAQLFKGGAVSAPSLEPLPLVANAG